In one Pseudomonas sp. 31-12 genomic region, the following are encoded:
- a CDS encoding aspartate aminotransferase family protein, with the protein MSVEHAAVERADFDQVMVPNYAPAAFIPVRGAGSRVWDQSGRELIDFAGGIAVNVLGHAHPALVGALTEQANKLWHVSNVFTNEPALRLAHKLINATFAERAFFCNSGAEANEAAFKLARRVGFDRFGSEKYEIIAALNSFHGRTLFTVNVGGQSKYSDGFGPKITGITHVPYNDLAALKAAISDKTCAVVLEPIQGESGVIPAELEYLQGARDLCTAHNALLIFDEVQTGMGRTGHLFAYQHYGVVPDILTSAKSLGGGFPIAAMLTTEDLAKHLVVGTHGTTYGGNPLACAVAEAVIDVINTPEVLAGVKAKHNKFKARLEQIGEKYAIFTKVRGMGLLIGCVLSDAWKGKAKDIFNAAEREGLMILQAGPDVVRFAPSLVVDDADIDQGLDRFERAVAKLTQA; encoded by the coding sequence ATGTCCGTTGAGCACGCTGCGGTAGAACGCGCCGATTTCGACCAGGTAATGGTTCCCAACTATGCGCCTGCCGCATTCATCCCTGTGCGTGGTGCCGGTTCCCGTGTCTGGGACCAGTCTGGCCGCGAGCTGATCGACTTCGCCGGCGGGATCGCCGTTAACGTATTGGGCCATGCGCACCCGGCGCTGGTCGGTGCCTTGACCGAGCAGGCGAACAAGCTGTGGCACGTGTCCAACGTGTTCACCAATGAGCCGGCGCTGCGCCTGGCGCATAAGCTGATCAACGCCACCTTTGCCGAGCGTGCGTTCTTCTGCAACTCCGGCGCCGAAGCCAACGAGGCCGCCTTCAAGCTGGCCCGTCGCGTCGGTTTCGATCGGTTCGGCAGCGAGAAGTACGAAATCATCGCCGCGCTCAACAGCTTCCACGGCCGTACCCTGTTCACCGTGAACGTTGGTGGCCAGTCGAAGTATTCCGATGGCTTCGGTCCGAAAATCACTGGCATCACCCACGTGCCGTACAACGATCTGGCCGCGCTGAAAGCCGCCATTTCCGACAAGACCTGCGCTGTGGTCCTGGAACCGATCCAGGGCGAGAGCGGTGTCATACCGGCTGAACTCGAGTACCTGCAAGGCGCCCGCGACCTGTGCACCGCGCATAACGCGCTGCTGATTTTCGACGAAGTGCAGACCGGCATGGGCCGCACCGGCCATCTGTTCGCCTACCAGCATTACGGCGTGGTCCCGGACATCCTGACCAGCGCCAAGAGCCTGGGCGGCGGTTTCCCTATCGCGGCGATGCTGACCACTGAAGACCTGGCCAAACACCTGGTCGTCGGTACTCACGGCACCACGTACGGCGGCAACCCGCTGGCATGCGCTGTCGCTGAAGCCGTGATCGACGTGATCAACACCCCTGAAGTGCTGGCAGGCGTCAAGGCCAAGCACAACAAGTTCAAGGCTCGCCTGGAGCAGATCGGCGAGAAATACGCGATCTTCACCAAGGTCCGCGGCATGGGCCTGTTGATCGGTTGTGTGTTGAGCGATGCCTGGAAAGGCAAGGCCAAAGACATCTTCAACGCCGCCGAGCGTGAAGGTCTGATGATTCTGCAAGCCGGCCCGGACGTGGTGCGTTTCGCGCCAAGCCTGGTGGTTGACGACGCCGATATCGATCAGGGCCTGGATCGCTTCGAACGCGCCGTGGCCAAGCTGACGCAAGCCTGA
- a CDS encoding dermonecrotic toxin domain-containing protein — MSQHENDRPSDSAASEYVTQPDDHYHHLFNNLPAWVLEASVETRSALKNTSLATPTWHGTATPLQHQSLKKISQEHWTHRNRLDATLSKLQSARAFAEPLLQAALKTRFDLELDVKTTFLRLYIPQTVPWLGIKTGAARTWTVSLLDAALHNFQESETTAGAYEPASTFITKPSPTGQFDTLPAVKQKLGVAAFARLCRELDIGARYNTYLKDNLGLTNPVAGAVLKTKVISSQKAALKAALQMAHIRKDIPEDAYLSILRLLEGRSGAQLGGQSLYGHDLTIMSSALTGIVIFAASLERVRKGTRIIAYIPDDPEHPLKEYPNTLAFMTELTRKLRAPAYQTFFSRFVEHKERGHFFTDLNCRLQRVTWHQHKRGEPLPSWRATAIDRPDLRFSMTPFSANLWNHLYQRQLNKILNDASTLAVSTASADRNARWALWDAFSNVASTLLEIASFVALPFVPFLGELMLGYMAYQLLDDTFEGIVDLAEGLKTEAFGHLIAFVETVVQVGTFVVGGAIAAGTFSRLLSREAVALVDPLKPIAMSNGKTRYWKPDLTAYEQAKTLPAGAKPDQLGLYHLEGKKLLPLEGKLYSVKPDATSGAFQIEHPTRADAYQPSLLHNHHGAWHTELEQPLNWDRETVMRRLGQSVESFSSAEREQILRVSGFHDNALREMHVEHYRPPSLLTDTIKRFRINRDIETFIEQIGSDQPERYRNADVPLQHQLLSGYDAWPVDTPMPTPQAQTPAFRQQSAELARKYRKSLFDLRYRALEKTDEPRVQRLIDDVQGLPTDIAQELVSNASGTELKQLHNGRTPQRLKDAALKAMEAVRATRAFEGFYSDTLDTTDTHRLTLQSLNSLPDLPAELRIEVRDYIAEGTVRDSIGQPDAPTHKTLVRAEDGTYQVLPHNDSTPGDFYHALFQALPDVQRNKLNPSIADARALKQHIAEHALEQPALRTLFAKNPNRKPFYDPTTMRLPGGTQGYSRMNRETPTLNNRVREVYPDLPQEEMQSVVQALQLHPDGARVELSRLNRELVRLHQELRTWADDAPTVHPETGRPLTELDQQAQRNNRRLLAQEIQRSWRRQSDRDFDTPDGVSQYVLRFAEPIIGDLPSLSADFSHVSLLSLEGNHAAQGIHGFLQGFSGLRRLELRRFSLATLPDAISRMPDLHALVLSDCGIRVDTATWSKLMALNKLAMLDLYKNPFETLPRFDTMSELVHVDLSDTHLSEIPPGALQHPKLDTLLLMNNRISELPAELFEASLHDKRGIHLTHNPLSNRALELIKRHHFDTAYDMGVYAPESDIDRVRALYPSMEVEQASEFVYELPGTLEEGRIALTHLEEELTQLRNDLSTWTSNLPDQHPLTGEPFNAFQLFIEHANRDEFKQALERCWQRESELDDFNDALEPTYELTIRPIINGELPALSADFSHVSALEIQSTNGVTRIGRFLDAFPNLKSLRLRECELGNIPDAVFKMGRLRSLSLPNCRVSLSAETANALAGMELLDYLDLGFNPLGRTPDLSQMPELATVLLNDTGITEIPDGLLQLTDLDWADLSMNGITEVPSDLMELPVETAENITLRGNTFSEESLVRLISYFEQTGADFGVEEVINRGEMQVSTSEGSEIDE; from the coding sequence ATGAGTCAACACGAAAACGATCGCCCTTCTGATTCCGCCGCCAGTGAATACGTCACGCAGCCGGACGATCATTACCATCACCTGTTCAACAATCTGCCGGCCTGGGTATTAGAAGCATCAGTAGAAACGCGGAGCGCCCTCAAGAACACCTCGCTTGCCACTCCCACATGGCATGGCACCGCGACGCCCCTGCAACATCAGTCGCTGAAAAAGATCAGCCAGGAACACTGGACTCATCGAAATCGCCTGGACGCAACACTGTCGAAGCTTCAAAGCGCACGAGCCTTTGCCGAGCCCCTTCTACAAGCAGCCCTGAAAACCCGGTTTGATCTGGAACTGGATGTCAAAACCACCTTCCTGCGCCTGTACATCCCGCAAACCGTGCCCTGGCTGGGGATCAAGACGGGCGCCGCGCGCACCTGGACCGTATCGCTGCTCGACGCCGCCCTGCACAACTTTCAGGAATCGGAAACGACGGCTGGTGCCTACGAGCCCGCCTCGACATTCATCACCAAACCTTCGCCCACCGGGCAGTTCGACACGCTGCCGGCGGTCAAGCAAAAGCTTGGCGTCGCGGCCTTTGCGCGACTGTGCCGGGAACTGGACATCGGCGCCCGATACAACACGTATCTCAAGGACAATCTGGGGCTGACCAACCCGGTGGCCGGCGCGGTGTTGAAAACGAAGGTGATCAGCTCGCAAAAAGCGGCCCTCAAAGCCGCGCTGCAAATGGCGCATATCCGCAAGGATATTCCAGAGGATGCCTATCTCTCGATCCTGCGCCTTCTGGAAGGGCGTTCGGGGGCGCAACTGGGTGGCCAATCCCTGTACGGTCATGACCTGACCATAATGTCCTCCGCGCTGACCGGGATTGTCATTTTCGCCGCGAGCCTGGAGCGTGTACGCAAGGGAACACGGATCATTGCCTACATTCCCGACGATCCGGAACATCCGCTCAAGGAATATCCGAACACCCTGGCGTTCATGACCGAGTTGACCCGCAAGCTGCGCGCCCCGGCTTACCAGACGTTCTTCAGCCGCTTCGTCGAGCATAAGGAAAGAGGCCATTTTTTCACTGATCTGAACTGTCGTCTCCAGCGTGTCACCTGGCATCAACACAAGCGTGGCGAGCCACTGCCGAGCTGGCGCGCAACGGCCATCGACAGGCCCGATCTGCGGTTTTCGATGACGCCGTTCAGCGCGAACCTGTGGAATCATCTCTATCAGCGACAACTGAACAAGATCCTCAACGACGCCAGCACACTTGCTGTCTCGACCGCCTCTGCCGACCGAAACGCGCGATGGGCATTGTGGGACGCCTTCAGCAACGTGGCTTCAACGCTCCTTGAAATCGCATCGTTCGTGGCATTGCCGTTCGTCCCGTTTCTCGGCGAATTGATGCTCGGTTATATGGCCTACCAGTTACTCGACGACACCTTCGAAGGCATCGTAGACCTGGCTGAAGGGTTGAAAACCGAAGCGTTCGGGCATCTGATCGCCTTCGTCGAGACCGTGGTTCAGGTGGGCACATTCGTGGTGGGCGGCGCAATCGCTGCCGGTACCTTCAGCCGTCTGCTCTCGCGTGAAGCTGTCGCGCTGGTCGACCCACTCAAGCCCATCGCAATGTCAAACGGAAAAACCCGCTACTGGAAGCCGGACCTGACAGCGTACGAGCAAGCAAAGACGCTGCCCGCCGGCGCAAAACCGGATCAACTTGGTCTTTATCACCTCGAGGGCAAGAAGCTGCTGCCTTTGGAGGGAAAACTGTATTCCGTGAAACCCGATGCCACTTCGGGCGCGTTTCAGATTGAGCATCCAACCCGGGCCGATGCGTATCAGCCATCGCTGCTGCACAACCATCACGGCGCCTGGCACACCGAGCTGGAGCAACCACTGAACTGGGATCGGGAAACGGTCATGCGCCGTCTCGGCCAAAGCGTCGAGTCGTTCAGCAGCGCCGAGCGCGAACAGATCCTGCGGGTCAGCGGTTTCCACGACAATGCCCTGCGCGAAATGCATGTCGAACACTATCGACCGCCATCGCTGCTGACCGACACGATCAAGCGCTTCAGGATCAACCGGGACATTGAAACCTTTATCGAGCAGATCGGCAGCGATCAACCCGAGCGCTATCGAAACGCCGATGTGCCCCTGCAGCATCAATTGCTGAGCGGCTACGACGCGTGGCCCGTCGACACGCCAATGCCGACACCGCAAGCCCAAACGCCAGCCTTCAGGCAACAGAGCGCCGAACTCGCCCGCAAGTACCGCAAATCACTGTTCGATTTGCGCTATCGCGCATTGGAGAAAACCGATGAACCACGCGTCCAGCGACTGATCGACGACGTGCAGGGGTTACCCACCGATATCGCCCAGGAACTGGTGAGCAATGCATCCGGCACTGAATTAAAGCAGCTGCACAACGGCCGCACGCCCCAACGGCTCAAGGACGCGGCGCTCAAAGCCATGGAGGCGGTGCGCGCGACACGAGCCTTTGAAGGCTTTTATTCCGACACGCTGGACACCACTGACACCCACCGACTGACCTTGCAAAGCCTGAACTCGCTGCCCGATTTGCCAGCCGAGTTGCGTATCGAAGTGAGGGATTACATTGCCGAGGGGACGGTGCGCGACAGCATTGGCCAGCCCGATGCACCCACTCACAAAACATTGGTTCGCGCTGAAGACGGGACTTACCAGGTTCTCCCACACAACGATTCGACGCCTGGTGATTTTTATCACGCCCTGTTCCAGGCGCTCCCGGATGTGCAACGCAACAAGCTGAACCCGTCGATCGCAGACGCCCGGGCACTTAAACAGCACATCGCCGAACACGCGCTGGAACAACCGGCATTACGCACACTGTTCGCAAAAAACCCTAATCGAAAACCGTTCTACGACCCCACCACCATGCGCCTGCCCGGTGGCACGCAGGGCTACAGCCGAATGAACCGCGAGACCCCCACCCTCAACAACCGTGTTCGCGAGGTTTACCCCGACCTGCCTCAGGAGGAAATGCAGTCTGTTGTTCAGGCATTGCAGCTTCACCCCGATGGCGCTCGTGTAGAACTTTCACGCTTGAACAGGGAGTTGGTCCGACTGCATCAGGAGCTGCGCACCTGGGCCGATGACGCCCCCACTGTTCATCCTGAAACCGGACGCCCGCTCACTGAACTGGATCAACAAGCGCAGAGAAACAATCGCCGATTGCTGGCTCAGGAAATCCAGCGCAGCTGGCGGCGACAGTCCGACCGGGACTTCGACACACCGGACGGGGTTAGCCAATATGTGCTCAGGTTTGCAGAGCCGATCATCGGTGACTTGCCGTCATTGAGTGCCGATTTCAGCCATGTCTCTTTACTGTCCCTGGAAGGCAATCATGCCGCGCAAGGTATTCACGGTTTTCTACAGGGTTTCAGCGGGCTGCGCCGTCTGGAATTGCGCCGCTTCTCGCTGGCCACCCTCCCCGACGCCATCAGCCGAATGCCAGACCTGCACGCCTTGGTGTTAAGCGATTGCGGTATCAGGGTCGACACGGCCACCTGGTCGAAACTGATGGCATTGAACAAACTGGCCATGCTGGACCTGTACAAAAATCCGTTTGAAACCCTGCCCCGTTTCGACACGATGAGCGAACTGGTGCACGTGGACCTGAGCGACACTCACCTGAGCGAAATCCCGCCCGGCGCCCTGCAACATCCAAAGCTCGACACCCTTTTGCTGATGAACAACCGAATCAGCGAGTTACCTGCCGAGTTATTCGAGGCATCGCTGCACGACAAACGGGGCATACACCTCACGCACAATCCGCTTTCAAACAGAGCACTCGAACTGATCAAGCGTCACCATTTTGATACCGCCTACGACATGGGTGTTTATGCCCCAGAGTCGGACATTGATCGCGTCAGGGCGCTGTACCCGAGCATGGAAGTCGAACAGGCGAGCGAGTTTGTGTACGAATTGCCGGGAACACTTGAGGAGGGCCGGATCGCGCTGACACATCTGGAAGAAGAGTTGACCCAATTGAGAAATGACTTGTCGACCTGGACCAGCAACCTTCCAGACCAGCACCCCTTGACGGGCGAGCCCTTCAACGCATTCCAACTGTTTATCGAGCACGCCAACCGCGACGAATTCAAGCAGGCACTGGAACGCTGCTGGCAGCGTGAATCGGAACTGGATGACTTCAACGATGCGCTGGAGCCCACTTACGAGCTCACCATCCGCCCGATCATCAATGGAGAACTGCCGGCCCTGAGTGCAGACTTCAGTCATGTATCCGCTCTGGAGATACAGAGCACCAATGGCGTGACGCGCATCGGGCGTTTCCTGGACGCCTTCCCTAACCTCAAAAGCCTGAGGCTGCGCGAGTGTGAACTCGGCAACATTCCCGACGCGGTATTCAAGATGGGGCGCCTGCGCTCACTGTCGCTTCCCAATTGCCGTGTCAGCCTGTCAGCAGAAACGGCCAATGCATTGGCGGGAATGGAATTGCTGGATTACCTCGACCTCGGTTTCAACCCGCTGGGGCGTACGCCTGATCTTAGTCAAATGCCAGAACTGGCGACCGTGTTGCTCAATGACACCGGCATCACGGAAATACCCGATGGCCTGCTTCAACTGACGGACCTGGACTGGGCTGACCTGAGCATGAACGGGATTACCGAAGTGCCCAGCGACCTGATGGAGTTGCCGGTTGAAACTGCAGAAAACATCACGTTGAGAGGCAACACGTTTTCCGAGGAAAGCCTGGTACGGCTGATCAGTTACTTCGAACAGACAGGCGCAGACTTTGGCGTAGAAGAGGTGATCAACCGAGGTGAAATGCAGGTTTCCACCTCAGAGGGGTCCGAAATCGACGAGTAG
- a CDS encoding GlxA family transcriptional regulator, with product MTAHRIGFLIWPSTKALTLALAEEALRVAQRVHPDVVYELSFLQAELPTEGAWQLPGEPWAGKLENFQKLFLLADEPPTTLAPALSSSLKQLVRAGCVIGGLSAGVYPLAQLGLLDGYRAAVHWRWQDDFAERFPKVIATSHLFDWDRDRLTACGGLSVLDLLLAVLARDHGAELAGAVSEELVVERIREGGERQRIPLQNRLGSSHPKLTQAVLLMEANIEEPLTTDEIAQHVCVSRRQLERIFKQYLNRVPSQYYLELRLNKARQMLMQTSKSIIQIGLSCGFSSGPHFSSAYRNFFGATPREDRNQRRSSSPFELSSVPSERG from the coding sequence ATGACTGCCCATCGAATTGGTTTCCTGATTTGGCCCAGCACTAAAGCACTGACGCTTGCGCTGGCTGAGGAGGCCTTGCGTGTTGCCCAGCGTGTGCATCCGGACGTGGTCTACGAACTGTCGTTCTTGCAGGCCGAACTGCCGACCGAAGGCGCCTGGCAATTGCCGGGTGAGCCGTGGGCCGGCAAGCTCGAAAACTTTCAGAAACTGTTTCTGCTCGCCGATGAGCCGCCGACTACCCTCGCGCCGGCGCTCAGCAGTTCGCTGAAACAACTGGTGCGCGCCGGTTGTGTGATCGGCGGTTTGTCTGCCGGTGTCTACCCGTTGGCGCAACTGGGTTTGCTCGACGGTTATCGCGCTGCCGTGCATTGGCGCTGGCAGGACGATTTCGCTGAACGTTTTCCCAAAGTCATCGCCACCAGCCATCTGTTCGATTGGGATCGCGATCGACTGACCGCGTGTGGCGGCTTGTCGGTACTCGATCTGTTGCTGGCGGTGCTGGCCCGTGATCACGGCGCCGAATTGGCTGGTGCAGTCTCCGAAGAGCTGGTGGTCGAGCGCATCCGTGAAGGCGGCGAGCGCCAGCGCATTCCATTGCAAAACCGCTTGGGCTCCAGCCATCCGAAGCTCACCCAAGCGGTGTTGCTGATGGAAGCCAACATCGAAGAGCCCCTGACCACCGACGAAATCGCCCAGCACGTGTGCGTGTCCCGTCGACAGCTGGAGCGGATCTTCAAGCAATACCTCAACCGTGTGCCGAGCCAGTATTACCTGGAGCTGCGCCTGAACAAGGCCCGGCAGATGTTGATGCAAACCAGCAAGTCGATCATCCAGATCGGCCTGTCGTGTGGCTTCTCCTCGGGGCCGCATTTCTCCAGTGCCTACCGCAACTTCTTCGGCGCCACGCCGCGTGAAGATCGCAACCAGCGGCGCAGCAGCAGTCCATTCGAGTTGTCGTCGGTGCCGTCCGAGCGCGGCTGA
- a CDS encoding ABC transporter ATP-binding protein, whose translation MYKLEVQDLHKRYGSHEVLKGVSLKAAAGDVISIIGSSGSGKSTFLRCINLLEQPHAGRILLNNEELKLVANKDGAMKAADPKQLQRMRSRLSMVFQHFNLWSHMTALENIMEAPVHVLGMSKAEAREKAEHYLNKVGVAHRKDAYPGHMSGGEQQRVAIARALAMEPEVMLFDEPTSALDPELVGDVLKVMQALALEGRTMVVVTHEMGFAREVSNQLVFLHKGVVEESGNPREVLVNPQSERLQQFLSGSLK comes from the coding sequence ATGTACAAACTTGAAGTCCAAGACCTGCATAAACGCTATGGCAGTCACGAAGTGCTCAAGGGCGTGTCCCTGAAAGCGGCGGCTGGCGATGTGATCAGCATCATCGGCTCCAGTGGCTCCGGCAAAAGTACGTTCCTGCGCTGCATCAACCTGCTCGAGCAGCCGCACGCGGGCCGTATTCTGCTCAACAACGAAGAGCTGAAACTGGTGGCGAACAAGGACGGCGCGATGAAAGCGGCCGACCCGAAACAGCTGCAACGCATGCGTTCGCGCCTGTCGATGGTGTTCCAGCATTTCAACCTGTGGTCGCACATGACCGCGCTGGAAAACATCATGGAAGCGCCGGTCCACGTACTGGGCATGTCCAAGGCCGAAGCCCGCGAGAAAGCCGAGCACTACCTGAACAAGGTTGGCGTGGCCCACCGCAAAGATGCTTACCCGGGCCACATGTCCGGCGGCGAGCAGCAGCGCGTAGCGATTGCCCGTGCGCTGGCGATGGAACCTGAAGTGATGCTGTTCGACGAACCGACCTCGGCCCTCGACCCGGAACTGGTCGGCGACGTATTGAAAGTCATGCAGGCCCTGGCGCTGGAAGGCCGGACCATGGTGGTGGTAACGCACGAAATGGGCTTCGCCCGTGAAGTGTCGAACCAGTTGGTGTTCCTGCACAAAGGCGTCGTTGAAGAAAGCGGCAACCCGCGTGAAGTGCTGGTCAATCCACAGTCTGAACGTTTGCAGCAATTCCTCTCGGGCAGCCTGAAGTAA